AGTACTGCGGAAGCATGGTCCAGAGGAACATGACCGAGGCGGAAGCGGCGCACATCGTGAAGAACAAGGAAGCCGTCGACGACATCAAAGCAGCCATCCACAGCATTGCCAACAGGGATTACAAGTCGGCCCTCAAATACGCTGATAAGGCGGTGGAGATCACCTACGAAGATCCCGGACCGTACTTCGTCAGATACCTCGCCTGTCTGGACCTCGATTACAAGAAGGCCAAATCATCATTGAACATGGCCAGATCCATGTCCTCATCGAAGGATTCTGTTCTATCGGATTCCGAGTACGACGAGGCCAAGATGGCGTTCGCGCAATCCTATCTGGCTGCAAAGGGCGACGATATCAAACGCATGTTCCTCTCGATGAGGTCCGTAGGGCCGAAGGAGCTCGAGAACGTCAGGAACTATGAGCGCATCAGGAAGGTGGAGGATTTCTTCGCTGACAGCGATCTGAAGGACACTTTCATCGAGGCCATCAACTCCCAGATGGATGAATGCAAGAGGAGAAGCAGATTCTCCATGGAGACCACACAGTCCAACTGGGATGCGCTGCAGCAGTTCCGCAAGGAATGCTTCTACATCACAGCAGCGACGATGATACTGGACAAGTCATCGGCACCACTCATGGCGACTGCATTGAAGGGATACAGCGATGCGCTCAGCCTCAAATGGGAGGCAGCCTTCAAGCACGGTGTCTCCGGGAGCAAGGATCGGCTGAAAGCCATGCGTGCCGAGTCCGACTCCATTCTGGCCTGGGCCAAATCGATCAGATGAGAAGGATGCGGCCGGGCGGACCCGACCGTTGAAATGTTTTATGCGTTCCTCTTCCTGAATAGGGAATACACGACGTACAGGATTATCACGACGAGCGCGAATACTATCGGGATGATGATGCTGTCCGCGTACTGGTAGACCACTATGGCCCCTCCGGCAGCAACCATCAGGAACCCGAACAGCGCAGCGGCGCCGGATTCGTTGGTCCCCCATCTGTCGTCCTGTGTGCTCCTGAAAAAGGAGCTGAGGAGCTCATAGACTCCCACCACGAGGAGGAACAGTCCGATCGCCGGGAGCCAGTTGGACGTGTAATAATAGTAGACCAGAGAAACGATCGCTCCCAACAGGATCGCTATGACCGTCATCTTTCCGAAGCTCTTCTGTGTTTCCTCAGCCATGCCACCGCCTCACTGAACGATGTCCTCATCCCCGAACGGGTCCCCGCACTCCGGGCAGAACTTCGGGGGCTTGGTCGGGTCCTTGGGTTCCCATCCGCATTTGTCGCAACGGTACTGGCGAGCTCCAGACGGTTTCTTGGCTCCGCATTCCTGGCAGAACTTGCCGCGGTTCACGGTCTTGCAGGATGGGCATTCCCAACCGTCCTCGGGCTTCTTCTTCCCGCACTCCGGGCAGAACTTGCCTTTGGCCATAGCGCCGCATGTGCACTGCCATCCCGGAGCTCCGTCCGAGGCGGCCTTTGCAGGCTGCTGCTGTTTCTGCTGGTTCGCCATGTCGTAGTAGTTCTGGGCGTTCATGTTTCCGCCGCCCATCTGACCTACCATTCCGAATCCCATGAGTCCAGTCATCGCTCCGGCCTCGTTGGAGGCAGCCGATTTCAGAGCGGATGCCTGAGCTTCCACAAGGGTGGCTCCGGCCATCGAGGGGTCGCGAAGAATAGCGGCCTTCTGAGCGTTCTTGATGAGCTCTGCATCCTCTGGTGGCAACGATACCGATCCGAGGGCGACGCTGATGACCTCGAGTCCGCGCAGCTGCGACCACTTCTTGGACAGGGCGTCGTTCATGGCCTCCTGTAGCTCCTCGGTGTGGTTCATGACCTCGTTGGGGCGCAGTCCCATTCCGGACAGCTTCCCGAATCCGGGCTGAAGCGCGGAGATGAACTCCGTTTTGAGCTGGTCGTCGATCTCCGACCTGTAGTATGATTCCTGCACGTTACCGCATACGTTCGCGTAGAACAGGATGGGGTCCGTGATCTTGTAAGAGAATGTTCCGAAGCAGCGGATGGACACATCGATATCGAGTCCGATGTTCCTGTCCACGACGCGGAACGGTATGGGCGTCGACGTTCCGAACTTGTTGTCGATGAGTTCCTTGATGTTGATGTAGTAGACACGCTGGTCCTTTCCGGTGTCACCGCCGTATCCGACACGCCTTCCGATTGTCTTGAAGGTGTTGATGACACCCGATCCCAATCCTCCGGAGAAGATGCTGGGTTCGGTCGATGAGTCGAACGTGTACTGTCCGGGTTCAGCGCTGAGCGCCACGACCTTTCCCTGCTCGACGATTATCATGCACTGTCCGTCCGCGACCGCGATACCTGAACCGTTGCTGATGATGTTGTCGTTACCTTTGGTGTTGGTCGAACGTGATCCCGTGCGCTTGACACCCTTGACCACTAGGACATCCTTGGGCATCGACTCGCAATAGAAGAACTCCTTCCACTGGTCAGCCAATGCGCCTCCGGTAGCTCCTGTTATTGCCTTGATTAGTCCCATGAAAAAGGGTATGCACATACGAGATTTAACCAGTTCCCTGGTAGTTCGCCGCAGCAGAGCGAACCGATGAGAATAGCATTATTACCGCCCCTTACATTACAGGTGCGTGGATAGGATACCTCTGGGATGCTCCCAATTCGACCAGCTCTTGGGGGGCGGGATCGAGAAGGGGAGCGTCACGCTGATCTACGGAGAGGCCGGTGCCGGCAAGACCAATGTTTGTCTTCAGCTAGCGCGCAATATGGCCATCTCCGGACAGAAGGTGGCCTACATCGATTCTGAAGGTCTCTCATCGGACCGTCTGGGCCAGGTCTTCCTGGGGCAGGAGGAATCCATCAAAAATCTGCTCATCTTCGAGGTCCACAGCTTCACCGAGCAGTCCGACCGCATAGACAAGATCGAGAAGCTGGCGGCCACGGGGACGATATCCTTGGTGATCATAGATTCCCTCACGATGTTCTACCGTCTCAATTATGAGGACGCCTATGTGAGGAACGATTTCATCAGGCAGACCGAGGTGCTGCTGAACATGGCCCGCCAGTACAACATAGCGGTCATGCTCACGTCGCAGGTGTACTCCAACATCACCAACGGCGGAGTGGAGTTCCTCGGCGGTCATGCTCTGCATCACAACGCGAAGACCATCATCCGTCTCGACAAGAGGACGGAGGGCAGACGCGCTGCTGTGATAATCAAGCACAGGAGCCTTCCAGAGGGAAGGGCGGCGATGTACCGCATCACCGAGAACGGAATCTCGGATATCTGATTCAGACGTCCCTGTCTATAGCGTATCTCGCAAGGGAGATCATGAACTCCTTATCCTCGCTCTCCGGCAGGAACTGGATCTTGGCGATGGCGTTCTCCACCTTCTTCTTCGCGAGGTCGAGGTTGTACTGGATCGCTCCGCAGTCCTCCATGATCTGCTTGGCACGGGCGCACTGCTCGTCGGTGGCGTCCATGTTCCCCAGTATCGACTTGAACTCATCGAGGAGCTTCTGGTCCTTCAGGACGGAGATCGTGTGGGTGACCATGCAGGTGCATTTGCCCTTGCGGATGTCGTTCCCGACGGACTTGCCGGTCTTGGATGAGTCCCCGGCGATGCCCAGGTAGTCGTCGAACATCTGGAATCCCAACCCGAGATCCATGGCATACTCGTTAATGGCCTTGACCTCCTCGGGTTTCGCTCCGCCGATGATCGCTCCTCCTGCAGCGGCTGCTGCGAATAGGACGCTGGTCTTCAGCTTGATGGTCTCGAGATAGACCTCCTCGGAGACTATCTGTCCCTCGTTGTTGATGTCCATCTGCTGACCGCGTGCGAGGTCCCAAACGGCCTTCGCTACGTACTTCAGGACATCCCTCATCCTGTCAGCGGGCACATCCAGGTCCGCGATGATCTGGTATGCCTTTGCGAAAAGGGCATCTCCCGCGAGGACCGCGGTGGGCATGCCGTATCCAATGTGGATGGTGGTCATTCCCCTGCGCTTCTCGTCGCCGTCCATGAGGTCGTCGTGTATGAGCGTGAAGTTGTGTATGTACTCGATGGCGACTGCGAGGGGGACGGCCTTCGAGGCGTCCCCTCCCACTGCCCTGCAGCATGCGACGGCCATAGCCGGGCGCATCCTCTTGCCTCCGGCGAAGGGATACTGCTTGGACGCATCCATCAGCACCTTGGGCTCCTCGTCCCCGATGTAGCTCTTTATAGGCCCGTCCAGTTCGGCGGACATCTTCTTCAGGTATTCTTTGGCGTCAATCATATCTGGTCCATCCATTCCTTGGTCTCGCCAAGCACGACGTACCTGGCCTTCGAAAGCTGTTTGAGGTTCTTGGAACCGGTGAGCAGCATGGCTGCCTTCAGTTCCTGGATTATGATGTTGAGCTTCTCCTTGACCGCATCAGCGGATTCGGAGGCCTCTTTGAGGATGACGTTCGCGACTCCCGCGGCATCGGCGCCCATAGCTATCGATGATGCGACGTGGATCCCATCCAATATTCCTCCGGAGGAGATCAGCTGCATGCCGCATTCTGCGCATTGGGAGAGCGAGACCGGGGACGGTATGCCCCAATCGAAGAATGTGTCGCCGAGGCTCGTCCTGACGGGGTCCTCGGTCTCCAGCGCACGGTAGAATTCCACTGCTGAGAAGCTGGTGCCTCCCATTCCGGA
The nucleotide sequence above comes from Methanomassiliicoccales archaeon LGM-RCC1. Encoded proteins:
- a CDS encoding zinc ribbon domain-containing protein, with the translated sequence MDLAGTAIFCPACGAPAQIPFGKASCICEYCGSMVQRNMTEAEAAHIVKNKEAVDDIKAAIHSIANRDYKSALKYADKAVEITYEDPGPYFVRYLACLDLDYKKAKSSLNMARSMSSSKDSVLSDSEYDEAKMAFAQSYLAAKGDDIKRMFLSMRSVGPKELENVRNYERIRKVEDFFADSDLKDTFIEAINSQMDECKRRSRFSMETTQSNWDALQQFRKECFYITAATMILDKSSAPLMATALKGYSDALSLKWEAAFKHGVSGSKDRLKAMRAESDSILAWAKSIR
- a CDS encoding polyprenyl synthetase family protein; translated protein: MDGPDMIDAKEYLKKMSAELDGPIKSYIGDEEPKVLMDASKQYPFAGGKRMRPAMAVACCRAVGGDASKAVPLAVAIEYIHNFTLIHDDLMDGDEKRRGMTTIHIGYGMPTAVLAGDALFAKAYQIIADLDVPADRMRDVLKYVAKAVWDLARGQQMDINNEGQIVSEEVYLETIKLKTSVLFAAAAAGGAIIGGAKPEEVKAINEYAMDLGLGFQMFDDYLGIAGDSSKTGKSVGNDIRKGKCTCMVTHTISVLKDQKLLDEFKSILGNMDATDEQCARAKQIMEDCGAIQYNLDLAKKKVENAIAKIQFLPESEDKEFMISLARYAIDRDV
- a CDS encoding SPFH domain-containing protein: MGLIKAITGATGGALADQWKEFFYCESMPKDVLVVKGVKRTGSRSTNTKGNDNIISNGSGIAVADGQCMIIVEQGKVVALSAEPGQYTFDSSTEPSIFSGGLGSGVINTFKTIGRRVGYGGDTGKDQRVYYINIKELIDNKFGTSTPIPFRVVDRNIGLDIDVSIRCFGTFSYKITDPILFYANVCGNVQESYYRSEIDDQLKTEFISALQPGFGKLSGMGLRPNEVMNHTEELQEAMNDALSKKWSQLRGLEVISVALGSVSLPPEDAELIKNAQKAAILRDPSMAGATLVEAQASALKSAASNEAGAMTGLMGFGMVGQMGGGNMNAQNYYDMANQQKQQQPAKAASDGAPGWQCTCGAMAKGKFCPECGKKKPEDGWECPSCKTVNRGKFCQECGAKKPSGARQYRCDKCGWEPKDPTKPPKFCPECGDPFGDEDIVQ
- the radB gene encoding DNA repair and recombination protein RadB, with product MDRIPLGCSQFDQLLGGGIEKGSVTLIYGEAGAGKTNVCLQLARNMAISGQKVAYIDSEGLSSDRLGQVFLGQEESIKNLLIFEVHSFTEQSDRIDKIEKLAATGTISLVIIDSLTMFYRLNYEDAYVRNDFIRQTEVLLNMARQYNIAVMLTSQVYSNITNGGVEFLGGHALHHNAKTIIRLDKRTEGRRAAVIIKHRSLPEGRAAMYRITENGISDI